In the Alkaliphilus flagellatus genome, one interval contains:
- a CDS encoding GNAT family N-acetyltransferase, translating to MIKKLNLKETETAKNVLKLQIASYKVEAEIIGFYEIPPLKDTINSLKECNEIFYGYHIKDTLAGIISYKIIDDVLDIHRVAVHPQFFKMGIAGKLINFVEGLESNITKVVVCTAKRNLPAINLYLKNGYKDIKDIEISENIYLTEFEKIL from the coding sequence ATGATTAAAAAACTTAATTTAAAAGAAACAGAAACAGCAAAAAACGTATTGAAACTACAAATAGCTTCATACAAAGTTGAAGCTGAGATTATAGGTTTCTATGAAATTCCGCCCCTAAAGGATACAATAAATAGTTTGAAAGAATGTAATGAAATTTTTTATGGATATCATATAAAAGACACTTTAGCAGGAATAATTTCATATAAGATTATTGATGATGTTTTAGATATACATAGAGTTGCAGTACATCCTCAATTTTTTAAAATGGGTATTGCAGGAAAACTGATTAACTTTGTAGAAGGACTTGAGAGTAATATAACTAAAGTAGTTGTATGTACTGCAAAGAGGAATCTACCTGCTATTAACTTATATTTAAAAAATGGATATAAAGACATAAAGGATATAGAAATTAGCGAGAATATTTATTTAACAGAGTTTGAGA